A genomic stretch from Staphylococcus succinus includes:
- the mco gene encoding multi-copper oxidase Mco, with translation MYKKMFTILITLFSIMFMVPNDTFAEGKHNMMDMKENDQKRNDMMDMKSHDERKNLNSSQGKNEITFPKVLDPKKGNNGYKSYTLKAQKGKTEFYKGNFSNTLGYNGNLLGPTLKLKKGDKVKIKLVNNLDENTTFHWHGLEIDGKVDGGPSQVIKPGKEKTIKFEVKQEAATLWYHPHPSPNTAKQVYNGLSGLLYIEDDKKNNYPSNYGKNDLPIIIQDKTFVSKKLNYTKTKDEDGTQGDTVLVNGKVDPKLTTKEGKIRLRLLNGSNARDLNLKLSNNQSFEYIASEGGHLEKTKKLKEINLAPSARKEIVIDLSKMKEEKVNLVDNDETVILPIINKEKSTNKDTTPKVDKKIKLEGMDDNVTINGKKFDPNRIDFTQKVNRKETWEIENVKDKMGGMKHPFHIHGTQFKVLSVDGKKPSEDMRGKKDVISLEPGQKAKIEVVFKNTGTYMFHCHILEHEDNGMMGQIKVTK, from the coding sequence ATGTATAAAAAAATGTTCACAATTTTAATTACGTTATTTTCTATAATGTTTATGGTTCCTAATGATACTTTTGCAGAAGGTAAGCACAACATGATGGACATGAAAGAAAATGATCAAAAGCGAAATGATATGATGGATATGAAAAGTCATGACGAAAGAAAAAATTTGAATTCTTCACAAGGAAAAAATGAAATAACATTTCCCAAAGTTTTAGATCCTAAAAAAGGTAACAATGGTTATAAAAGTTATACATTAAAAGCGCAGAAAGGAAAGACAGAATTTTACAAAGGTAATTTCTCTAACACTTTAGGATACAATGGAAATTTACTTGGGCCAACTTTAAAATTAAAAAAAGGAGATAAGGTTAAAATTAAGTTAGTCAACAACTTAGATGAAAATACAACATTTCATTGGCATGGGTTAGAAATAGATGGAAAAGTGGATGGAGGCCCTTCTCAAGTTATAAAACCAGGAAAAGAAAAAACAATAAAATTTGAGGTTAAACAAGAGGCTGCTACATTATGGTATCATCCCCACCCCTCCCCAAATACAGCTAAACAAGTTTATAATGGTTTATCAGGGTTATTATATATAGAGGATGACAAAAAGAATAATTATCCTAGCAATTATGGGAAAAATGATTTGCCTATAATAATCCAAGATAAAACATTTGTATCTAAAAAATTAAATTATACAAAAACGAAAGATGAAGATGGTACTCAAGGTGATACAGTCCTTGTGAATGGGAAAGTAGATCCTAAATTAACAACAAAAGAAGGAAAAATACGTTTGAGACTTTTAAATGGCTCCAATGCTCGGGATTTAAATCTTAAGCTAAGTAATAATCAAAGTTTTGAATATATTGCTTCAGAAGGCGGCCATTTAGAAAAGACTAAAAAGTTAAAAGAAATTAATTTAGCTCCTTCAGCAAGAAAAGAAATAGTAATAGATTTATCTAAAATGAAAGAAGAAAAAGTCAATCTTGTTGATAATGATGAAACAGTAATTTTACCAATTATTAACAAAGAAAAAAGTACTAACAAAGACACTACTCCAAAAGTAGATAAAAAAATCAAATTAGAAGGTATGGACGATAATGTTACTATTAATGGCAAAAAATTCGATCCTAACAGAATAGATTTCACACAAAAGGTAAACCGGAAAGAAACTTGGGAAATTGAAAACGTCAAAGATAAAATGGGTGGTATGAAGCACCCGTTCCATATCCACGGAACGCAATTTAAAGTTTTATCAGTGGATGGGAAGAAACCTTCAGAAGATATGAGAGGCAAAAAAGACGTTATATCTCTGGAACCTGGACAAAAAGCCAAAATAGAAGTGGTTTTTAAAAATACTGGGACATACATGTTCCATTGTCACATACTTGAGCATGAAGATAATGGAATGATGGGACAAATAAAAGTAACAAAATAA